The following are from one region of the Flavimobilis soli genome:
- the purB gene encoding adenylosuccinate lyase, with the protein MSNTTPQTTAGTRVILAEANPPVALGALDGRYRAAVAPLVDHLSEAALNRERLHVEVEWLIHLTSQQVVPGAPALNDNEQGYLRAIVSDFGSAGITELGEIERTTVHDVKAVEYYIKRRIAAAPGMLGETVLPEVGELVHFACTSEDINNLSYALMVRGAVQQVWLPAATALVDQIADMAREHAAVPMLSRTHGQPATPSTLGKELAVLAHRLRRQLRRIENAEYLGKLNGATGTFGAHLAAVPDADWPAVSKSFVEHLGLTWNPLTTQIESHDWQAELYADVARFNRILHNLATDVWTYISLGFFKQIPVPGATGSSTMPHKVNPIRFENAEANLEISNALLDTLGATLVTSRMQRDLTDSSSQRNIGTAFGHSLLAIDNVARGLKALAVDETILGADLDANWEVLGEAIQSAMRAASVAGVPGMENPYERLKDLTRGHRLTGEQMREFVGTLGLPDDVAARLQAMTPASYTGLAEKLVADYL; encoded by the coding sequence ATGTCGAACACGACCCCGCAGACGACCGCCGGAACCCGCGTCATCCTCGCCGAGGCCAACCCGCCCGTCGCCCTCGGGGCGCTCGACGGCCGCTACCGCGCCGCCGTCGCGCCGCTCGTCGACCACCTCTCCGAGGCCGCCCTCAACCGCGAGCGCCTGCACGTCGAGGTCGAGTGGCTCATCCACCTCACCTCGCAGCAGGTCGTCCCGGGTGCCCCCGCGCTCAACGACAACGAGCAGGGCTACCTGCGGGCGATCGTCTCCGACTTCGGGTCGGCCGGCATCACCGAGCTCGGCGAGATCGAGCGGACCACGGTGCACGACGTCAAGGCCGTCGAGTACTACATCAAGCGCCGCATCGCGGCCGCCCCCGGCATGCTCGGCGAGACCGTCCTGCCCGAGGTCGGCGAGCTCGTCCACTTCGCCTGCACGAGCGAGGACATCAACAACCTCTCGTACGCGCTCATGGTGCGCGGCGCCGTCCAGCAGGTGTGGCTGCCCGCCGCGACCGCGCTCGTCGACCAGATCGCCGACATGGCGCGCGAGCACGCCGCCGTCCCGATGCTGTCGCGCACGCACGGCCAGCCCGCGACGCCGTCGACCCTCGGCAAGGAGCTCGCGGTCCTGGCGCACCGCCTGCGCCGTCAGCTCCGCCGCATCGAGAACGCCGAGTACCTCGGCAAGCTCAACGGCGCGACCGGCACCTTCGGCGCCCACCTCGCCGCCGTGCCCGACGCCGACTGGCCCGCCGTGTCGAAGTCGTTCGTCGAGCACCTCGGCCTCACGTGGAACCCGCTCACGACGCAGATCGAGTCGCACGACTGGCAGGCCGAGCTCTACGCCGACGTCGCGCGCTTCAACCGGATCCTGCACAACCTCGCGACCGACGTGTGGACGTACATCTCGCTCGGCTTCTTCAAGCAGATCCCCGTCCCCGGCGCGACCGGCTCGTCGACGATGCCGCACAAGGTCAACCCCATCCGCTTCGAGAACGCCGAGGCGAACCTCGAGATCTCGAACGCGCTGCTCGACACGCTCGGCGCGACCCTCGTCACGAGCCGCATGCAGCGCGACCTGACCGACTCGTCCTCGCAGCGCAACATCGGCACCGCGTTCGGCCACAGCCTCCTCGCGATCGACAACGTCGCGCGCGGCCTCAAGGCGCTCGCGGTCGACGAGACGATCCTCGGCGCCGACCTCGACGCCAACTGGGAGGTGCTCGGCGAGGCGATCCAGTCCGCGATGCGCGCCGCCTCCGTCGCGGGCGTGCCCGGGATGGAGAACCCGTACGAGCGGCTCAAGGACCTCACGCGCGGCCACCGCCTCACGGGTGAGCAGATGCGCGAGTTCGTCGGCACGCTCGGCCTGCCCGACGACGTCGCGGCGCGCCTGCAGGCGATGACCCCGGCGTCGTACACGGGCCTCGCGGAGAAGCTGGTCGCCGACTACCTCTGA
- a CDS encoding dihydrolipoamide acetyltransferase family protein, translating to MPTFQQFLLPDAGEGLTEAEIVQWHVKVGDEVTVNQTIVEIETAKSLVELPSPYTGVVAEILAPEGTTVEVGKPIVVVDTDPGGAPAGDAQVPVVDAATAPAADAAPGGGAVLVGYGVSEQGSRRRPRASAAPVAAAPAASSAAPPAPTAVVQNPAPGAPAARPEPAAHAGRVLAKPPVRKLARDLGVDLGSVVPTGPGEIVTREDVLEFASRAEGRSLATYPGDDEPWEAEGALVAEGRQTRVPVKSVRKRTAEAMVASAFTAPHVTVFHTVDVTRTMKMVARLREEREFRDIRVTPLLITAKALLIAVNRHPEINASWDEAAQEIVYKHYVNLGIAAATPRGLMVPNIKDAHRMTLKELAQGLSDLTATARAGKTTPTDMSDGTITITNVGVFGIDTGTPILNPGEAAILAFGAIREQPWVHKGKIKKRWVTQLALSVDHRLVDGELASRVLADVATILHEPAQALVWA from the coding sequence ATGCCCACCTTCCAGCAGTTCCTCCTGCCCGACGCCGGTGAGGGCCTGACCGAGGCCGAGATCGTGCAGTGGCACGTCAAGGTCGGCGACGAGGTCACCGTCAACCAGACGATCGTCGAGATCGAGACGGCGAAGAGCCTCGTCGAGCTGCCGAGCCCGTACACGGGGGTCGTCGCGGAGATCCTTGCGCCCGAGGGCACGACGGTCGAGGTCGGTAAGCCGATCGTCGTCGTCGACACGGACCCGGGCGGCGCCCCTGCGGGCGACGCCCAGGTGCCCGTGGTCGACGCCGCGACCGCGCCGGCAGCGGACGCCGCCCCCGGCGGGGGAGCGGTGCTCGTGGGCTACGGGGTGAGCGAGCAGGGGTCGCGACGTCGTCCCCGCGCCTCGGCTGCGCCCGTCGCAGCCGCGCCGGCTGCGAGCTCCGCCGCGCCTCCGGCGCCGACCGCCGTCGTGCAGAACCCCGCGCCCGGCGCACCCGCGGCGCGTCCCGAGCCCGCGGCCCACGCGGGCCGCGTGCTCGCCAAGCCGCCGGTCCGCAAGCTCGCCCGCGACCTCGGCGTCGACCTCGGGAGCGTCGTGCCGACGGGCCCGGGCGAGATCGTCACCCGGGAGGACGTCCTCGAGTTCGCGAGCCGAGCCGAGGGCCGCTCCCTCGCGACGTACCCGGGCGACGACGAGCCGTGGGAGGCCGAGGGTGCCCTCGTCGCCGAGGGCCGCCAGACGCGCGTCCCCGTGAAGTCGGTGCGCAAGCGGACCGCCGAGGCGATGGTCGCGAGCGCCTTCACCGCGCCTCACGTGACCGTGTTCCACACGGTCGACGTGACGCGCACGATGAAGATGGTCGCTCGCCTGCGCGAGGAGCGGGAGTTCCGCGACATCCGTGTGACGCCGCTGCTCATCACGGCCAAGGCGTTGCTCATCGCGGTCAACCGCCACCCGGAGATCAACGCGAGCTGGGACGAGGCCGCTCAGGAGATCGTCTACAAGCACTACGTGAACCTCGGCATCGCTGCGGCGACGCCGCGCGGCCTCATGGTGCCGAACATCAAGGACGCGCACCGCATGACGCTCAAGGAGCTCGCGCAGGGGCTGTCCGACCTCACGGCGACGGCTCGCGCCGGCAAGACGACGCCGACCGACATGTCCGACGGCACGATCACGATCACGAACGTGGGAGTGTTCGGCATCGACACCGGTACGCCGATCCTCAACCCGGGCGAGGCCGCGATCCTCGCGTTCGGCGCGATCCGTGAGCAGCCGTGGGTGCACAAGGGCAAGATCAAGAAGCGCTGGGTCACGCAGCTCGCCCTGAGCGTGGACCACCGCCTGGTCGACGGCGAGCTCGCGAGCCGGGTGCTCGCGGATGTCGCGACGATCCTGCACGAGCCCGCGCAGGCGCTCGTGTGGGCGTGA
- a CDS encoding phage holin family protein has protein sequence MAFVLRVLVSAFAIWITSLLVGGFEIVGGDTAGATVVVLLVVAFILAVGNAGVKPIVAVLSFPLYVLTLGLFTLVVNALMLLLTAWITSHTDWGLRIDGFWTAVWSALLVSIVSFFTSLAIGRRDKD, from the coding sequence ATGGCCTTCGTCCTGCGCGTCCTCGTCAGTGCCTTCGCCATCTGGATCACCAGCCTGCTCGTGGGTGGCTTCGAGATCGTCGGCGGCGACACCGCCGGCGCGACCGTCGTCGTCCTGCTGGTCGTGGCGTTCATCCTCGCGGTCGGCAACGCCGGCGTGAAGCCGATCGTCGCCGTCCTGTCCTTCCCCCTGTACGTCCTCACGCTCGGGTTGTTCACCCTCGTCGTCAACGCCCTCATGCTGCTGCTGACCGCGTGGATCACGAGCCACACCGACTGGGGCCTGCGGATCGACGGCTTCTGGACCGCCGTGTGGTCGGCGCTCCTCGTGTCGATCGTCTCGTTCTTCACGTCGCTCGCGATCGGCCGCCGCGACAAGGACTGA
- a CDS encoding alpha-ketoacid dehydrogenase subunit beta, whose amino-acid sequence MTSTTTRPGTTPAVAPYPSGPTTMTLGKAINTGLRQALAEDPKVLLMGEDIGRLGGVFRVTDGLQAEFGADRVVDTPLAESGIVGTAIGLALRGYRPVVEIQFDGFVFPAFNQITTQLAKMRYRTKGRTELPVVIRVPYGGGIGAIEHHSESPEALFAHTAGLRVVSPSNPADAYRMMREAIASPDPVLFFEPKGAYWDKASVDVVPFAVGPDAQPASLGAETLNRAVVARPGTEATVVAYGPSVHVALKAAEAAAAEGTSLEVIDLRTVSPIDFATVVESVRRTGRCIVVHEAPVFHGTGAEVAARVTEECFYSLEAPVLRVGGFHTPYPVSKIEHDYLPGLDRVLDAVDRALAF is encoded by the coding sequence ATGACGAGCACGACGACCCGCCCCGGCACGACGCCCGCCGTCGCGCCCTACCCTTCGGGCCCGACGACGATGACGCTCGGCAAGGCGATCAACACCGGCCTGCGCCAGGCGCTCGCCGAGGATCCGAAGGTCCTGCTCATGGGCGAGGACATCGGCCGTCTCGGCGGCGTCTTCCGCGTGACCGACGGCCTGCAGGCCGAGTTCGGCGCCGACCGCGTCGTCGACACGCCGCTCGCAGAGTCGGGCATCGTGGGCACCGCGATCGGCCTCGCGCTGCGCGGCTACCGCCCGGTCGTCGAGATCCAGTTCGACGGGTTCGTCTTCCCCGCGTTCAACCAGATCACGACGCAGCTCGCGAAGATGCGCTACCGCACGAAGGGCCGCACCGAGCTGCCCGTCGTCATCCGCGTGCCCTACGGCGGCGGCATCGGCGCGATCGAGCACCACTCGGAGAGCCCCGAGGCGCTGTTCGCGCACACCGCCGGCCTGCGCGTCGTCTCGCCGTCGAACCCTGCGGACGCCTACCGGATGATGCGCGAGGCGATCGCGAGCCCCGACCCGGTGCTGTTCTTCGAGCCGAAGGGCGCCTACTGGGACAAGGCGTCGGTCGACGTCGTCCCGTTCGCCGTCGGGCCCGACGCCCAGCCGGCGTCGCTCGGCGCCGAGACGCTCAACCGCGCGGTCGTCGCACGTCCGGGCACGGAGGCGACCGTCGTCGCGTACGGCCCGTCCGTCCATGTCGCGCTCAAGGCCGCCGAGGCGGCCGCGGCGGAGGGCACGAGCCTCGAGGTGATCGACCTGCGCACCGTCTCGCCGATCGACTTCGCGACGGTCGTCGAGTCGGTGCGTCGCACGGGCCGCTGCATCGTCGTCCACGAGGCGCCGGTGTTCCACGGCACGGGCGCGGAGGTCGCGGCACGTGTGACGGAGGAGTGCTTCTACTCGCTCGAGGCCCCGGTCCTGCGGGTCGGCGGCTTCCACACCCCGTACCCCGTGTCGAAGATCGAGCACGACTACCTGCCGGGCCTCGACCGCGTCCTCGACGCCGTCGACCGCGCCCTGGCCTTCTGA
- the pdhA gene encoding pyruvate dehydrogenase (acetyl-transferring) E1 component subunit alpha — protein MTRLTDDDDLVRLVNHEGERTTDARWDAYRARAAHLSLSDVRDMYRDMTLVRAFDDEATSLQRQGELGLWAQSLGQEAAQIGSGRALAPQDYVFPSYREHGVAHTRGVDLAQILHLFRGIDHGGWDAQAHGFQNYTLVIGAHTLHATGYAMGVQRDGLVGTGDPTRDMAVVTYFGDGATSQGDVNESLVFASVNQAPLVMFCQNNQWAISEPNARQFRVPVGRRGEGFGVPGVRVDGNDVLACYAVMQEALERARSGGGPTLVEAFTYRMGAHTTSDDPTRYRTREEEQFWRDRDPIDRVERLLRREGAWEDAWAEQVAAEAAELGARVREHVRALGRPVSSSMFDDVYATEHAQVTHERHQFETYEAGFADGGAR, from the coding sequence GTGACCCGGTTGACGGACGACGACGACCTCGTACGCCTCGTGAACCACGAGGGCGAGCGGACGACCGACGCTCGCTGGGACGCGTACCGCGCCCGCGCTGCGCACCTGTCCCTCTCCGACGTCCGCGACATGTACCGCGACATGACCCTCGTCCGCGCCTTCGACGACGAGGCCACCTCGTTGCAGCGCCAGGGCGAGCTCGGCCTGTGGGCGCAGAGCCTCGGGCAGGAGGCCGCGCAGATCGGCTCCGGCCGCGCTCTCGCCCCGCAGGACTACGTCTTCCCGTCGTACCGCGAGCACGGCGTCGCGCACACGCGCGGCGTCGACCTCGCGCAGATCCTGCACCTGTTCCGCGGCATCGACCACGGCGGCTGGGACGCGCAGGCGCACGGCTTCCAGAACTACACGCTCGTGATCGGCGCGCACACCCTGCACGCGACCGGCTACGCGATGGGCGTCCAGCGTGACGGCCTCGTCGGCACGGGCGACCCGACGCGGGACATGGCCGTCGTCACCTACTTCGGCGACGGCGCCACGAGCCAGGGCGACGTCAACGAGTCGCTCGTCTTCGCGTCCGTGAACCAGGCCCCGCTCGTCATGTTCTGCCAGAACAACCAGTGGGCCATCTCCGAGCCGAACGCCCGACAGTTCCGCGTGCCCGTCGGGCGCCGCGGCGAGGGCTTCGGGGTGCCCGGCGTCCGCGTCGACGGCAACGACGTCCTCGCGTGCTACGCCGTCATGCAGGAGGCGCTCGAGCGCGCCCGGTCGGGCGGTGGCCCCACGCTCGTCGAGGCGTTCACGTACCGCATGGGCGCGCACACGACGTCGGACGACCCCACGCGCTACCGCACCCGCGAGGAGGAGCAGTTCTGGCGCGACCGCGACCCGATCGACCGCGTCGAGCGCCTGCTGCGCCGCGAGGGCGCGTGGGAGGACGCGTGGGCCGAGCAGGTCGCCGCCGAGGCAGCCGAGCTGGGCGCGCGCGTCCGCGAGCACGTGCGCGCGCTCGGCCGCCCGGTGTCGTCCTCGATGTTCGACGACGTCTACGCGACCGAGCACGCCCAGGTCACCCACGAGCGCCACCAGTTCGAGACGTACGAGGCCGGCTTCGCCGACGGAGGTGCACGATGA
- a CDS encoding alpha-glucosidase, with translation MTAADESVLITTERAGLPAERGWWRKAVVYQIYPRSFADSNGDGMGDIRGIIEHLDHIEKLGVDVVWLSPVYRSPQDDNGYDISDYQDIDPMFGTLADIDELIAGLHARGIRLVMDLVVNHTSDEHPWFEASRSSKDDPKRDWYVWRPARPGTVPGEPGAEPNNWGSIFSGPAWEYDERTGEYYLHLFTRKQPDLNWENPEVRRAVHDMMRWWVARGVDGFRMDVINFISKVDGLPDGEVHEGALYGNGFPFFAGGPRLDEFLAEINREVFGDDEEAARFLTVGEMPGSTVEQAQVYTDPARREVDMIFQFEHMEVDEGPGGKFDPRPIHLPELKRSLARWQDGLAENGWNSLYWSNHDRPRAVSRFGDDSDEHREVSAKALGTVLHLMRGTPYVYQGEELGMTNTVLERIEDFRDVESLNYYREATEVRGLAPADVLPALAYAGRDNSRTPVQWDDSPNAGFTTAEPWIAVTPNYRTVNAAAQVDDPTSVFSHYRELVRLRHELPIVADGTLTMHLLDDEQVFAYSRDLGDEGLLVLANLSGRPARVDATALGWTEGEVLLTNLPDAVPSLGADVTLRPWEAVVWRR, from the coding sequence ATGACCGCCGCCGACGAGTCCGTCCTCATCACGACCGAGCGGGCGGGCCTGCCCGCCGAGCGCGGGTGGTGGCGCAAGGCGGTCGTCTACCAGATCTACCCCCGCTCGTTCGCCGACTCCAACGGTGACGGCATGGGCGACATCCGCGGCATCATCGAGCACCTCGACCACATCGAGAAGCTCGGCGTCGACGTCGTGTGGCTCTCGCCGGTGTACCGCTCCCCGCAGGACGACAACGGCTACGACATCAGCGACTACCAGGACATCGACCCGATGTTCGGCACGCTCGCGGACATCGACGAGCTCATCGCGGGGCTGCACGCGCGCGGCATCCGCCTCGTGATGGACCTCGTCGTCAACCACACGAGCGACGAGCACCCGTGGTTCGAGGCGTCCCGCTCGAGCAAGGACGACCCGAAGCGCGACTGGTACGTGTGGCGCCCGGCGCGCCCCGGCACGGTCCCGGGGGAGCCCGGCGCGGAGCCGAACAACTGGGGCTCCATCTTCTCGGGGCCGGCGTGGGAGTACGACGAGCGCACGGGCGAGTACTACCTGCACCTGTTCACGCGGAAGCAGCCGGACCTCAACTGGGAGAACCCCGAGGTGCGCCGCGCGGTCCACGACATGATGCGCTGGTGGGTCGCTCGTGGCGTCGACGGGTTCCGCATGGACGTCATCAACTTCATCTCCAAGGTCGACGGCCTGCCCGACGGCGAGGTGCACGAGGGTGCGCTGTACGGCAACGGCTTCCCGTTCTTCGCGGGCGGCCCGCGTCTCGACGAGTTCCTCGCGGAGATCAACCGTGAGGTGTTCGGCGACGACGAGGAGGCGGCTCGGTTCCTGACGGTCGGGGAGATGCCGGGCTCGACGGTCGAGCAGGCGCAGGTCTACACGGACCCGGCGCGCCGCGAGGTCGACATGATCTTCCAGTTCGAGCACATGGAGGTCGACGAGGGCCCGGGCGGCAAGTTCGACCCGCGCCCGATCCACCTGCCGGAGCTCAAGCGGTCGCTCGCGCGGTGGCAGGACGGTCTCGCGGAGAACGGCTGGAACAGCCTGTACTGGTCGAATCACGACCGTCCGCGCGCGGTGTCACGCTTCGGCGACGACTCCGACGAGCACCGCGAGGTCTCGGCGAAGGCGCTCGGCACGGTGCTGCACCTGATGCGCGGGACGCCGTACGTCTACCAGGGCGAGGAGCTCGGGATGACGAACACGGTGCTCGAGCGCATCGAGGACTTCCGTGACGTCGAGTCGCTCAACTACTACCGGGAGGCGACGGAGGTCCGCGGCCTGGCCCCGGCCGACGTGCTGCCGGCACTCGCGTACGCGGGCCGCGACAACTCGCGCACGCCGGTGCAGTGGGACGACTCGCCGAACGCGGGCTTCACGACCGCGGAGCCGTGGATCGCGGTGACCCCGAACTACCGGACGGTCAACGCGGCGGCTCAGGTCGACGACCCGACGTCGGTGTTCTCGCACTACCGCGAGCTCGTGCGGCTGCGCCACGAGCTGCCGATCGTCGCGGACGGCACGCTCACGATGCACCTCCTGGACGACGAGCAGGTGTTCGCGTACTCCCGTGATCTCGGGGACGAGGGCCTGCTGGTGCTCGCGAACCTGTCGGGCCGCCCGGCCCGCGTGGACGCGACCGCGCTCGGTTGGACGGAGGGGGAGGTCCTCCTGACCAACCTGCCCGACGCCGTCCCGAGCCTGGGCGCCGACGTCACGCTGCGCCCGTGGGAGGCGGTGGTCTGGCGGCGGTGA
- the hisC gene encoding histidinol-phosphate transaminase produces the protein MLGVVNDHVRLRPQIDALPAYVPGARPSGSAFKLSSNENPFPTPPSIVAAIIDAAQETNRYPDMYATELTAAIAQHVGVDADQVVVGNGSVAVLSHILQAVVNPGDEVIFGWRSFEAYPIAVSVAGGVSVPVPLLDGADDGGASAGRLDLPAMADAITERTKVVLVCTPNNPTGPVVHADELDAFLARVPSDVLVVIDEAYLEFVRDPQAPDALAVFAQRPNVVVLRTFSKAYGLAGLRVGYVIARKRLADGIRAAATPFGVSHVAQQAALAALRVTDELEERVEALVAERTRLVDGLREQGWDVPQAEANFVWLPLGDRTATCAAEAAAAGVVVRPFAGEGIRVSVGEAEATDLFLKVAATWR, from the coding sequence ATGCTGGGCGTCGTGAACGACCACGTGCGCCTGCGTCCCCAGATCGATGCCCTCCCGGCCTACGTCCCCGGGGCCCGCCCGAGCGGCTCGGCCTTCAAGCTGTCGTCGAACGAGAACCCGTTCCCGACGCCGCCGTCGATCGTCGCCGCGATCATCGACGCCGCGCAGGAGACCAACCGGTACCCGGACATGTACGCGACGGAGCTGACGGCGGCCATCGCGCAGCACGTCGGCGTCGACGCCGACCAGGTCGTCGTCGGCAACGGCTCGGTCGCCGTGCTCTCCCACATCCTTCAGGCGGTCGTGAACCCGGGTGACGAGGTGATCTTCGGGTGGCGCTCGTTCGAGGCGTACCCGATCGCGGTCTCCGTTGCGGGCGGCGTCTCGGTCCCCGTCCCGCTCCTCGACGGTGCCGACGACGGCGGTGCCTCGGCCGGCCGGCTCGACCTGCCCGCGATGGCCGACGCGATCACCGAGCGCACGAAGGTCGTCCTCGTCTGCACGCCGAACAACCCGACGGGCCCCGTCGTCCACGCCGACGAGCTCGACGCGTTCCTCGCCCGCGTCCCGAGCGACGTCCTCGTCGTGATCGACGAGGCGTACCTCGAGTTCGTCCGCGACCCGCAGGCGCCCGACGCGCTCGCGGTGTTCGCGCAGCGCCCTAACGTCGTCGTGCTGCGGACCTTCTCGAAGGCCTACGGCCTCGCCGGCCTGCGCGTCGGCTACGTCATCGCGCGCAAGCGCCTCGCGGACGGGATCCGCGCGGCGGCGACCCCGTTCGGGGTCTCGCACGTCGCGCAGCAGGCCGCGCTCGCCGCGCTGCGCGTCACGGATGAGCTCGAGGAGCGTGTCGAGGCGCTCGTCGCCGAGCGCACGCGGCTCGTCGACGGCCTGCGCGAGCAGGGCTGGGACGTGCCGCAGGCGGAGGCCAACTTCGTGTGGCTCCCGCTCGGCGACCGCACCGCGACGTGCGCCGCGGAGGCCGCCGCCGCGGGCGTCGTCGTGCGCCCGTTCGCGGGCGAGGGCATCCGTGTCAGCGTCGGCGAGGCCGAGGCGACCGACCTGTTCCTCAAGGTCGCCGCGACCTGGCGCTGA